One stretch of Oceanipulchritudo coccoides DNA includes these proteins:
- a CDS encoding phage holin family protein, translated as MARPNAFIFFRDTTILFFGVLCASWLIEPIEAESTTTLVLVALVLALFNVVLKPILVLFALPFVIFTFGLGIFVINAVLLYLAGQLIPGFSVPGFGVAFLGALVISLLTMGVNLILSPRPKVRVSWNAKTSRSRSRRSISNKDVIDV; from the coding sequence ATGGCCAGACCCAACGCATTCATATTTTTCAGGGACACTACGATCCTCTTTTTCGGTGTCCTCTGCGCCTCATGGCTCATCGAGCCGATTGAAGCGGAGTCCACCACGACGCTCGTGCTTGTCGCCCTTGTACTGGCGCTCTTCAACGTCGTCCTGAAGCCGATCCTTGTCCTCTTCGCCCTGCCCTTTGTGATATTCACCTTCGGGCTTGGAATCTTTGTCATCAATGCGGTCCTGCTCTATCTGGCCGGCCAGCTTATCCCGGGATTTTCCGTTCCTGGATTTGGCGTTGCGTTCCTGGGGGCACTTGTCATCAGCCTCCTGACCATGGGGGTCAACCTGATCCTCTCCCCGCGTCCGAAGGTAAGGGTTTCCTGGAATGCCAAAACATCGCGCTCCCGTTCCCGCCGCTCCATCAGCAACAAAGACGTGATCGACGTCTGA
- the ppk1 gene encoding polyphosphate kinase 1 → MPQKKRTQKNKAAYFNRELSWLAFNRRVLEQAEDARNPLLERLKYLSFVSSNLDEFFEIRVAGLIQQVESGLTKSGMDGLGPKEQLRRVHSVVASLVQEQYKCWHEQIVPDLTDNGIPFKSRQQLNRRELKWLREYFEDQVLPVLTPLAIDPAHPFPQFGNKSLNILLWLDDPDTPATERMMAFIPVPRILPRVVRIPGTKRVPDCYIFLSDVLKIFAKKLFHGYKVMSVHAFRITRNSDLYIDEEEVENLLQTIEEELYNLRKGSAVRLEIESDVPEDLLSELLQSIRLGRQHVFRINGPINLLRLMSVYDMIERPELKFPAFHAHAPPVFRQHRFVYDAIKQQDLLLHHPYDSFDPVVEFTRQAATDPNVLAIKITLYRTSSDSPIVKSLMEAAHNNKQVTVLIELKARFDEANNINWAKMMEDAGIHVVYGFVGLKTHCKCCLIVRREGDTLRRYAHLGTGNYHTKTARLYTDLSFFTCRDSITDEVAEVFNTLTGFAKAPEFHHLLVAPYTLHRRMNDFIRREARNARKGLPARIIVKCNSLVDKETIDNLYEASKAGVEIDLIIRGICSLVPGLKGISENIRVRSILGRYLEHSRIFYFQNGHAEQPLIFAGSADWMARNFYRRIEVVFPVEQEDLRNYIIDTILGNCLNDTMTATRLYPNGSYRRIQPLKNEEPFCAQQFFIKEAKSMTRAAEIASEALEELE, encoded by the coding sequence ATGCCGCAAAAGAAGAGAACCCAGAAAAACAAGGCCGCTTACTTCAACCGGGAGCTAAGCTGGCTGGCGTTTAACCGCCGGGTTTTGGAACAGGCGGAAGACGCACGAAATCCACTTCTTGAGCGACTGAAGTATCTTTCATTTGTCTCCTCCAATCTGGATGAGTTTTTTGAAATCCGCGTGGCCGGCCTCATCCAGCAAGTGGAATCCGGGCTCACCAAGTCGGGCATGGACGGCCTTGGTCCGAAGGAGCAGCTTCGCCGGGTTCACTCAGTCGTCGCTTCCCTTGTTCAGGAACAGTACAAATGCTGGCATGAACAGATTGTCCCGGACTTGACCGACAATGGCATTCCCTTCAAGTCACGGCAGCAACTCAACCGACGCGAATTGAAGTGGCTCAGGGAATATTTTGAGGATCAGGTCCTTCCAGTCCTCACGCCATTGGCCATCGATCCTGCCCATCCCTTTCCACAGTTCGGGAACAAGTCGCTCAATATTCTTCTCTGGCTGGATGATCCCGATACCCCTGCCACCGAGCGCATGATGGCCTTTATTCCCGTCCCTCGGATCCTTCCGCGGGTCGTGCGAATACCCGGAACGAAGCGCGTGCCGGATTGCTATATCTTCCTGAGCGATGTCCTGAAAATTTTCGCCAAGAAGTTATTTCATGGATACAAGGTCATGTCGGTGCACGCCTTCCGGATTACGCGCAACAGTGACCTCTACATCGACGAGGAAGAAGTGGAGAACCTCCTCCAGACGATCGAGGAGGAGCTCTATAACCTGCGCAAGGGATCGGCGGTCCGCCTGGAAATTGAATCGGATGTCCCGGAAGATCTTCTCAGCGAGCTCCTCCAATCCATCCGACTCGGCCGACAGCACGTGTTCCGCATCAACGGCCCGATCAACCTCCTTCGCTTAATGAGTGTCTACGACATGATCGAACGGCCGGAATTAAAATTCCCGGCCTTTCATGCACATGCCCCACCGGTTTTCCGGCAACACCGCTTTGTCTACGATGCCATCAAGCAGCAGGACCTCCTTCTTCATCATCCATATGACTCATTTGATCCTGTAGTGGAATTTACACGACAGGCCGCAACGGATCCCAACGTCCTCGCGATCAAGATCACCCTTTACCGGACAAGCTCCGACTCTCCGATTGTGAAGTCTCTCATGGAGGCGGCACACAACAACAAGCAGGTCACTGTCCTCATCGAGTTGAAAGCCCGCTTCGACGAGGCCAACAACATCAACTGGGCCAAGATGATGGAGGATGCCGGGATCCATGTCGTGTATGGCTTTGTCGGCTTGAAGACCCATTGCAAGTGCTGTCTCATCGTCCGGCGAGAGGGCGACACCTTGCGACGCTACGCGCACCTTGGAACCGGCAATTACCACACCAAGACGGCCCGCCTCTACACTGATCTCAGTTTCTTCACCTGCCGCGACAGCATCACCGATGAAGTAGCGGAAGTGTTCAATACCCTGACCGGTTTTGCCAAGGCCCCGGAATTCCACCATCTCCTGGTCGCCCCTTACACCCTTCACCGGCGCATGAACGATTTTATCCGGCGTGAGGCGCGGAATGCACGAAAAGGGCTGCCAGCCCGGATCATCGTCAAATGCAATTCCCTGGTTGACAAGGAAACGATCGACAACCTCTACGAGGCCTCCAAGGCGGGCGTGGAAATTGACTTGATCATCCGCGGGATCTGCAGCCTGGTTCCCGGACTCAAGGGAATCAGTGAAAACATCCGCGTGCGCAGCATCCTCGGCCGATACCTTGAACACAGCCGGATTTTCTACTTTCAGAATGGCCATGCCGAACAGCCCCTCATTTTCGCCGGTTCAGCTGACTGGATGGCCCGAAATTTCTATCGCCGGATTGAAGTGGTCTTCCCTGTCGAACAGGAAGATTTGCGGAATTACATCATAGACACTATTCTCGGCAACTGCCTGAACGATACGATGACGGCAACCCGTCTCTATCCAAATGGCTCCTACCGGCGGATCCAACCACTTAAGAACGAGGAGCCCTTCTGCGCACAGCAGTTTTTTATCAAGGAAGCCAAAAGCATGACACGTGCAGCCGAGATTGCCAGCGAGGCACTGGAAGAGCTCGAGTGA
- the lpdA gene encoding dihydrolipoyl dehydrogenase, whose translation MANEVYDLVVIGGGPAGYAAAIRAGQLGKKVACIEVERAGGTCLNWGCIPSKALLKAAETYEAIQHAGDFGVEVKDVKVDFAKVMARSRTVSDKMAGGIEFLFKKNKVEYLLGTGHISVPGIVEITSGPDKGKFLSAKKTLIATGCRSRRIPGLEVDGERVMTSREALVMKKQPKSIAIIGAGAIGVEFAYFLNTLGTETHLIEMLDRVVPVEDPDISQALNRSFKKQGIKINAGTKVENIEVGKKSVKMELVKGEKRTPLEVDTVLLSIGVVANTEGLLSDKVKPQFDDKGYLVVNDRYETSLKNVYAAGDIIGPPWLAHVATYEAVQAVNGMFGHSEPKRVTLFPGCTYCHPQIASVGITEEKAKADGLDFNIGKFPFSASGKAVAVNKPEGFVKLVLDAKHGEILGAHIIGNDATELITEYVLAMKSEITADEIHATIHAHPTMSEALAEAAASAHNEAIHI comes from the coding sequence ATGGCAAACGAAGTATACGATTTGGTAGTGATCGGTGGCGGGCCTGCAGGCTATGCAGCGGCAATCCGGGCCGGACAGCTGGGCAAAAAGGTGGCCTGTATTGAGGTGGAGCGCGCTGGTGGGACTTGCCTGAACTGGGGCTGTATCCCTTCGAAGGCGCTTCTCAAGGCAGCTGAGACCTATGAAGCCATCCAGCATGCGGGGGATTTCGGGGTGGAGGTCAAGGATGTGAAGGTTGACTTCGCAAAGGTCATGGCCCGCTCGCGTACGGTCAGTGACAAGATGGCCGGCGGCATCGAATTTCTCTTCAAGAAGAACAAGGTCGAGTACCTGCTCGGGACTGGGCACATTTCCGTTCCCGGAATCGTGGAAATTACCTCGGGGCCGGACAAGGGGAAGTTCCTCTCGGCCAAAAAGACCTTGATTGCCACGGGTTGCCGCTCACGCCGTATCCCGGGCCTCGAAGTGGACGGCGAACGCGTCATGACCAGCCGCGAGGCCCTCGTCATGAAAAAGCAGCCAAAGTCGATTGCCATCATCGGGGCCGGGGCCATCGGGGTGGAGTTTGCTTATTTCCTGAACACGCTTGGCACAGAGACCCACTTGATTGAGATGCTCGATCGCGTGGTTCCTGTCGAGGATCCGGATATTTCCCAGGCGCTCAACCGCTCATTCAAGAAGCAAGGCATCAAGATCAATGCCGGAACCAAGGTGGAGAATATCGAGGTCGGCAAGAAGAGTGTGAAGATGGAGCTCGTCAAGGGCGAGAAGCGCACGCCGCTCGAAGTGGACACGGTCCTCCTTTCCATCGGGGTTGTTGCCAACACGGAAGGCCTGCTCTCAGACAAGGTGAAACCGCAGTTTGATGATAAGGGCTACCTCGTCGTCAATGACCGCTACGAGACATCCCTTAAGAATGTCTACGCGGCCGGAGACATTATCGGCCCTCCCTGGCTAGCTCACGTCGCCACCTATGAGGCGGTCCAAGCCGTGAACGGCATGTTCGGACACAGCGAGCCGAAGCGCGTGACCCTCTTTCCCGGTTGCACCTATTGTCATCCGCAGATTGCCAGCGTCGGTATTACGGAGGAAAAGGCCAAGGCTGACGGGTTGGATTTCAATATCGGCAAGTTCCCGTTCTCTGCCTCGGGCAAGGCGGTCGCAGTTAACAAGCCGGAAGGTTTCGTGAAACTGGTCCTTGATGCCAAGCATGGCGAAATCCTTGGAGCCCATATCATCGGCAACGATGCCACGGAGCTCATCACGGAATATGTCCTCGCGATGAAGTCCGAGATCACGGCCGACGAAATCCACGCTACGATCCATGCCCATCCGACCATGTCGGAGGCCCTCGCCGAGGCCGCAGCCTCAGCCCATAACGAGGCGATCCATATCTAG
- a CDS encoding replication-associated recombination protein A — translation MPERDQKEFFTADAPKASASSESPGYRPLAARMRPRNLKEVVGQDHILGEGCLLPKLVKADRFGSLLFYGPPGTGKTSLAQAIADETGSRFVQVNAVLSNTAEMRDILRMARYRPEERTILFIDEIHRFNKAQQDLLLPDVEAGHIRLIGATTHNPGFYVNAPLLSRSHLFKLEPVSGEAIVSVLKRALADDVRGLGAMRVQADDDILGRLARMSDGDLRRALNSLETIVLSLDKPGGDRQIEQEDLEAFASERQIRYDANEDEHYDTASAFIKSMRGSDPDASLYWLAKMLSGGEDPRFIARRLVIFASEDVGLADPRALPMAVACKSACEFVGLPECQLNLAHVTVFLATCPKSNSTTIAIGNAMKSIKEKGMQPVPLWLKDAHTKFNKSLGHGKDYKYSHDFPEANSGQEFMENPEQFYFPKDAGLESRIKEHLEKRRRKR, via the coding sequence ATGCCTGAAAGAGACCAAAAAGAATTCTTTACAGCAGATGCTCCCAAGGCTTCGGCATCCTCCGAATCCCCGGGTTACCGTCCGCTGGCAGCGCGGATGCGCCCGCGCAACCTGAAGGAGGTTGTCGGGCAGGACCACATCCTCGGTGAGGGCTGCCTTCTGCCAAAACTGGTCAAGGCGGATCGCTTTGGAAGCCTGCTTTTCTACGGCCCGCCGGGCACGGGCAAAACTTCCCTTGCACAGGCCATCGCTGACGAAACCGGAAGCCGCTTTGTCCAAGTCAACGCAGTTCTTTCCAACACTGCTGAGATGCGCGATATCCTGCGCATGGCGCGTTACCGTCCGGAGGAGCGGACGATTCTTTTCATTGATGAAATCCACCGCTTCAACAAGGCGCAACAGGACCTTCTCCTGCCCGATGTCGAGGCAGGCCACATTCGTCTGATCGGCGCGACAACGCACAATCCGGGGTTTTATGTGAACGCCCCGCTGCTCAGCCGGAGCCATCTGTTCAAGCTCGAACCAGTCTCCGGGGAGGCCATTGTCAGTGTTCTTAAACGCGCCTTGGCCGATGATGTCCGGGGCCTTGGCGCAATGCGCGTGCAGGCGGACGACGATATTCTCGGGCGTCTGGCCCGCATGAGCGATGGTGATCTGCGACGCGCCCTGAATTCGCTGGAGACAATCGTTCTCTCGTTGGATAAGCCGGGTGGGGACAGGCAAATTGAGCAGGAGGACTTGGAAGCCTTCGCTTCCGAGCGCCAGATTCGGTACGATGCGAACGAGGACGAGCATTACGACACGGCTTCAGCCTTCATCAAGAGCATGCGGGGAAGCGATCCGGATGCGTCCCTTTACTGGCTCGCGAAAATGCTTTCCGGGGGCGAGGATCCACGCTTTATCGCGAGGCGGCTGGTGATTTTCGCCTCGGAGGATGTCGGACTTGCGGATCCTCGTGCGCTTCCAATGGCGGTTGCCTGCAAATCAGCCTGCGAATTTGTCGGCCTGCCTGAATGCCAGCTGAATCTGGCGCATGTCACAGTCTTCCTTGCCACTTGCCCGAAGAGCAATTCCACGACAATCGCCATTGGAAATGCGATGAAATCAATTAAGGAGAAAGGCATGCAACCGGTGCCTCTCTGGTTGAAGGACGCGCACACCAAATTCAACAAGTCCCTCGGACACGGGAAGGATTATAAATACAGCCATGATTTTCCGGAGGCTAACAGCGGGCAGGAGTTCATGGAAAACCCGGAACAATTTTATTTTCCCAAGGACGCCGGCCTCGAAAGCCGCATCAAGGAACATTTGGAAAAACGCCGGCGTAAGCGCTAG
- a CDS encoding ComEC/Rec2 family competence protein codes for MISPASDNQSAARRPPQCAVAPLLWSLVPLAGGIFVVRSGNLSLLVAALLLCLPVSLLPGIHRSRRLVACLSLLAGMSLFAIRHPGPDESWEKRPPREVQAVLRIDELFNARKPARVSGIGTILSTDLPVDTVTGRQAAFYLETDQPSSTKPTPGETLSCKAVLRYLPHLEHLDNYQMYLKNRDIHLSLNQGWLTQSISKAPTAERFRQEIFSSSQALLTSGCRSPDDPGTVLASMLLGNRSLLSDERITLYRKTGTYHLFAVSGLHVGSVFLCLFLLVRWIPLPALIHQILPLLGTWSYVWLTGSSTSAVRAGIMISCLGLARVVFRQPQLFPALILSAWLVLILDPLELFQLGFQLSYGVVLSIILVGLPLAQHLRILMSDYAGRHFLSSKPVDRFLKLLCGGSDIACVSISAGLASMPLIVQHFGLFTPGGVLFGILLNPLVTLVVMAGCLSLVSAPLIGPLGAGTIAVATWPCIRGIEWLLHACLGIPGAVGERAWNWPQAGTLLLVGMLLLAWFLQRLRMSGRSLPGITYLLPHLLVLVVLAKGSIST; via the coding sequence ATGATCAGCCCCGCATCCGACAATCAATCCGCAGCCCGGCGACCGCCGCAATGTGCCGTCGCTCCCCTCCTCTGGAGCCTAGTTCCCCTCGCTGGAGGTATCTTCGTGGTCCGGTCCGGTAACTTGTCCTTGCTGGTCGCCGCCCTCCTTCTCTGCCTACCTGTTTCCCTCCTTCCCGGCATTCATCGAAGCCGGCGGCTTGTCGCCTGCCTGAGCCTGCTGGCCGGCATGTCCCTGTTTGCAATACGCCACCCGGGGCCGGATGAGTCGTGGGAGAAGCGGCCTCCTCGGGAAGTCCAGGCGGTCCTCAGGATTGATGAGCTCTTCAACGCCCGGAAGCCCGCACGCGTTTCAGGAATCGGGACAATCCTTTCCACCGACCTGCCTGTTGATACGGTGACTGGCCGGCAAGCCGCCTTTTACCTCGAGACGGACCAGCCGTCTTCAACCAAGCCAACGCCCGGGGAAACCCTTTCCTGCAAAGCCGTCCTGCGCTACCTGCCACACCTTGAACACCTGGATAATTACCAGATGTATCTAAAAAATCGCGACATTCATCTGTCGCTGAACCAAGGATGGCTTACTCAATCAATTTCCAAAGCCCCGACAGCGGAACGCTTCCGACAGGAAATCTTTAGCTCGAGCCAAGCTCTCCTGACGAGTGGATGCCGATCTCCGGATGATCCGGGAACCGTTCTGGCAAGCATGCTCCTTGGCAACCGTTCCCTGTTGAGCGACGAACGGATCACCCTCTATCGCAAGACAGGCACCTACCACTTGTTTGCTGTGAGTGGCCTTCACGTGGGCAGTGTCTTCCTCTGTCTCTTCCTTCTTGTCCGCTGGATTCCCCTCCCCGCCCTGATCCATCAGATCCTTCCGCTTCTCGGAACATGGAGCTACGTGTGGCTGACCGGAAGCAGCACCTCTGCCGTTCGTGCCGGAATCATGATCAGTTGCCTCGGGCTCGCGCGAGTGGTCTTTCGCCAACCACAGCTCTTTCCAGCCCTTATCCTGTCAGCCTGGCTGGTGCTGATCCTCGACCCTCTGGAGCTGTTTCAATTGGGGTTCCAGCTCTCCTATGGTGTGGTGTTGTCAATCATTCTGGTGGGCCTCCCCCTGGCACAGCATTTGCGAATCCTCATGAGCGACTACGCCGGAAGACACTTCCTTTCCTCCAAGCCCGTCGACCGGTTCCTCAAGCTACTTTGCGGGGGCAGTGACATTGCCTGTGTCTCAATCAGCGCTGGATTGGCCAGCATGCCCTTGATCGTCCAGCACTTCGGCCTTTTCACGCCTGGTGGAGTCCTGTTTGGGATCCTCTTGAATCCGCTGGTCACCCTGGTCGTCATGGCCGGTTGCCTCAGTCTGGTTTCCGCACCCCTGATCGGACCGCTCGGAGCCGGAACGATCGCTGTCGCGACATGGCCCTGCATCCGGGGAATCGAGTGGCTTCTCCATGCGTGTCTGGGCATTCCCGGGGCCGTTGGGGAGCGCGCATGGAACTGGCCTCAAGCCGGGACATTGCTCCTCGTCGGCATGCTCCTCCTCGCATGGTTCCTTCAGCGCCTCCGCATGTCCGGGCGTTCCCTGCCCGGGATCACTTACCTCCTCCCGCACCTCCTTGTTCTCGTGGTTCTCGCAAAGGGTTCGATCAGCACTTGA
- a CDS encoding outer membrane beta-barrel protein, giving the protein MKKAKYILTASLTLIALMGFQSVQAGAYLGAGVGYMIDSEEELLTVHFGYEVAKKGKVSHNVEIEIGHVEDSEMGVDLEINPLMLNYRAVNTENNSYDLYFGLGIGTSNVDVDVFGISDDDNVLTVQAMVGMDFKLNQTASLRLGYRYLYLESVELFDYDLDDLDDHLVEVGLIVKF; this is encoded by the coding sequence ATGAAGAAAGCTAAATATATACTAACCGCTTCCCTTACGCTAATTGCCCTGATGGGATTTCAGTCCGTCCAGGCAGGCGCCTATCTGGGGGCAGGTGTCGGATACATGATCGACAGCGAAGAAGAACTACTGACCGTCCACTTTGGCTATGAGGTGGCGAAAAAGGGCAAGGTCTCGCACAACGTCGAGATCGAAATTGGCCATGTAGAGGATAGCGAGATGGGCGTCGATCTTGAGATCAATCCACTCATGCTCAACTACCGCGCTGTAAATACCGAAAATAACTCATATGACTTATATTTCGGACTTGGGATCGGTACGAGCAATGTCGATGTCGATGTATTTGGGATCTCTGACGACGACAATGTCCTGACCGTTCAGGCCATGGTGGGAATGGATTTCAAGTTGAACCAAACTGCTTCTTTGCGCCTTGGATACAGGTATCTTTATCTGGAATCCGTAGAGCTGTTTGATTACGACCTTGATGATCTTGATGACCACCTTGTGGAAGTTGGCTTAATTGTGAAGTTCTAG
- a CDS encoding rhodanese-like domain-containing protein codes for MLPSTDTCEFISTEGLAGLLKDGKIRLIDVRTEEAWSECHISGSTNLCIYETAFPEKMAEFEADKAAPIVIYGEGHPFKADLAAYASLQSQGYTEVSILTGGLKAWKEEGREIEGSGPADDAPRSRHYFLDTEKSHLRWVGRNLMNQHNGEIQLAGGEIKFDQNGILAEGEVIADMTKMVCHDIKESKMAQALIGHLASVDFFDVENHPEARFNLDSGEPIKGALDGAPNLLVKGQLTARGTSMPLETKAMLAPIEGGFVLQTVFQFDRTQVGALYGSGRIFERLGMHLVNDLVSIDLTAFFIISKP; via the coding sequence ATGCTACCATCAACAGACACTTGCGAATTCATATCAACCGAGGGGCTTGCGGGCCTGCTCAAGGACGGGAAAATCCGCCTCATCGACGTACGGACAGAGGAGGCCTGGTCGGAATGCCACATTTCGGGGAGCACCAATCTCTGCATTTACGAAACGGCCTTCCCGGAAAAGATGGCGGAATTTGAAGCGGACAAGGCGGCCCCAATTGTCATCTACGGGGAAGGACACCCGTTCAAGGCCGACCTCGCCGCCTATGCCAGCCTGCAATCGCAGGGCTACACGGAGGTCTCCATTCTTACAGGCGGCCTGAAGGCCTGGAAGGAGGAAGGCAGGGAGATTGAAGGGAGCGGTCCCGCAGATGATGCTCCCCGTTCACGTCATTACTTTCTCGATACAGAAAAGAGCCACCTGCGCTGGGTCGGGAGGAACCTGATGAACCAGCACAACGGGGAAATCCAGCTGGCAGGCGGGGAGATCAAGTTTGACCAGAACGGTATACTAGCCGAAGGCGAAGTGATCGCCGACATGACGAAAATGGTCTGCCACGACATAAAAGAATCCAAAATGGCGCAGGCGCTCATCGGGCACCTTGCCAGCGTGGATTTCTTTGATGTGGAAAACCATCCGGAAGCCCGGTTCAACCTTGATTCAGGTGAGCCCATTAAAGGCGCCCTGGACGGTGCTCCAAACCTGCTTGTAAAGGGGCAGCTGACCGCGCGTGGCACATCCATGCCTTTGGAAACAAAGGCCATGCTGGCCCCCATCGAGGGCGGCTTTGTCTTACAAACGGTCTTCCAGTTCGACCGCACCCAAGTCGGGGCCTTATACGGCTCGGGGCGAATTTTCGAACGACTCGGCATGCACCTCGTCAACGACCTTGTTTCCATCGACCTGACGGCGTTCTTTATCATTTCCAAACCTTGA
- the htpG gene encoding molecular chaperone HtpG, with protein sequence MSTKKTETHTFQAETRQLLDIVIHSLYTDRDIFVRELVSNASDALEKLRHTQLTGESIYDEKLPLEVNISTDDTAGTITIQDYGIGMTHDELVENIGTIAKSGSKAFASALKEAKESGSDPLNLIGQFGVGFYSAFMVADEVRVYTHSYKEDGENLVWISDGMGEYRIEQTEDSQRRGSKIVVKLKEDAKEFAQKSKIEEIIKRYSSFVQFPINLNGDRVNTIEALWLKNKNEIKPEEYTEFYKFQANAFDEPRHTLHFSADAPLLINALLFSPKENIERFGFGRTEPGVSLYCKKVLIDDKPEGLLPEWLRFLRGVVDSADLPLNISRESMQDSALVQKLNKILTGRFLKHLATEADKNPDAYTEFYDQFGIYLKEGITTDFTHKDKLAKLLRYESSLSEPGKRTSLADYVSRMKEEQKEIYFLYAPSRDSIESGPYLEAFTARNLEVIFLYEPIDEFVMNHLNEFEGKKLVAADSADVSLEDTDSSPEHKLTEDEQKDLSKWLKETLGDKVTDVVVSKRLVDSPAAALNSDKMMTPSMRRIMKAMNQDAGGPNAVQLEINPSHALMQKLHGLKEGNPEIATLVAEQIYDNSMIAAGFVEDPRSMVKRIYDLLEKL encoded by the coding sequence ATGAGCACGAAAAAGACCGAGACCCATACCTTCCAAGCGGAAACCCGCCAATTATTGGATATCGTCATTCACTCACTCTACACGGACAGGGATATTTTTGTCCGGGAGCTTGTTTCCAATGCCAGCGACGCCCTCGAAAAGCTGCGCCACACGCAGCTCACCGGGGAATCCATTTACGATGAAAAACTTCCCCTTGAAGTTAACATCAGCACCGATGACACCGCGGGGACGATCACCATCCAGGATTACGGTATCGGAATGACCCACGATGAGCTGGTTGAGAATATCGGCACCATTGCGAAGTCCGGCTCAAAGGCCTTCGCCTCGGCCCTGAAAGAGGCCAAGGAATCCGGGAGCGATCCCCTCAACCTGATCGGGCAGTTCGGGGTCGGATTCTATTCAGCCTTCATGGTGGCCGATGAGGTTCGCGTCTACACGCATTCCTACAAGGAAGACGGCGAAAACCTCGTTTGGATCAGTGATGGAATGGGTGAATACCGCATCGAACAGACCGAAGACAGCCAGCGGCGCGGTTCCAAGATTGTCGTCAAGCTGAAGGAGGATGCGAAGGAGTTTGCCCAGAAATCCAAGATTGAGGAAATCATCAAGCGCTACAGCAGCTTTGTGCAGTTCCCGATCAACCTGAACGGTGACCGCGTCAACACCATCGAAGCGCTCTGGTTGAAAAACAAGAACGAGATCAAGCCGGAAGAGTACACGGAATTCTACAAGTTCCAGGCAAACGCCTTCGACGAGCCGCGCCATACCCTTCACTTCTCCGCCGACGCCCCGTTGCTCATCAACGCCCTGCTCTTTTCCCCGAAGGAAAACATCGAGCGTTTTGGCTTTGGCCGCACGGAACCGGGCGTTTCCCTGTACTGCAAAAAGGTCCTCATTGATGACAAGCCGGAAGGCCTGTTGCCCGAGTGGCTGCGCTTCCTGCGCGGCGTTGTCGATTCGGCGGACCTGCCCCTGAACATTTCCCGCGAGTCCATGCAGGATTCCGCCCTTGTTCAGAAACTAAACAAGATCCTTACCGGCCGCTTCCTCAAGCACCTCGCCACCGAGGCAGATAAGAATCCGGATGCCTACACTGAATTCTACGACCAGTTCGGTATCTACCTGAAGGAAGGCATCACCACCGACTTCACGCACAAGGACAAGCTTGCCAAGCTCCTCCGCTACGAGAGCAGCCTCTCCGAGCCGGGCAAGCGCACCAGCCTGGCCGACTATGTGAGCCGCATGAAAGAGGAGCAGAAGGAAATCTATTTCCTCTATGCGCCTTCACGTGACTCGATCGAAAGCGGTCCCTATCTGGAAGCCTTTACCGCGCGCAACCTCGAGGTGATCTTCCTTTACGAGCCGATCGACGAGTTTGTCATGAATCACCTCAATGAGTTTGAGGGGAAGAAGCTTGTCGCCGCCGACAGTGCGGATGTCTCCCTTGAGGACACGGACAGCTCTCCGGAACACAAGCTGACCGAGGACGAGCAGAAAGACCTCTCAAAGTGGCTCAAGGAAACTCTCGGGGACAAGGTCACGGACGTTGTCGTCTCCAAACGACTCGTCGACAGCCCGGCCGCCGCACTCAATTCCGACAAGATGATGACGCCTTCAATGAGGCGCATCATGAAAGCCATGAATCAGGACGCCGGCGGACCCAATGCCGTCCAACTGGAGATCAATCCCAGCCATGCACTCATGCAGAAACTCCACGGCCTCAAGGAGGGTAATCCCGAAATTGCCACGCTCGTCGCGGAACAAATCTATGACAATTCCATGATTGCCGCCGGCTTTGTTGAGGATCCACGCTCCATGGTGAAGCGGATCTACGACTTGCTGGAAAAACTGTAA